Proteins co-encoded in one Rhopalosiphum maidis isolate BTI-1 chromosome 2, ASM367621v3, whole genome shotgun sequence genomic window:
- the LOC113554622 gene encoding GTP-binding nuclear protein Ran: MNVPDDVPTFKCVLVGDGGTGKTTFVKRHLTGEFEKKYVATLGVEVHPLVFHTTRGVIRFNVWDTAGQEKFGGLRDGYYIQGQCAIIMFDVTSRITYKNVPNWHRDLVRVCEGIPIVLCGNKVDIKDRKVKAKTIVFHRKKNLQYYDISAKSNYNFEKPFLWMARKLIGDPNLEFVAMPALVPPEIKMDPQWQDQIEQDLKEAQETALPDEDEDL, translated from the exons atgaatgtacCCGATGATGTTCCTACGTTCAAATGTGTATTGGTTGGTGATGGAGGTACTGGCAAGACGACATTCGTTAAACGTCATTTGACGggtgaatttgaaaaaaaatatgtggcCACATTAGGAGTAGAAGTACATCCATTGGTATTCCATACAACTCGTGGTGTCATTAGATTCAATGTTTGGGATACTGCTGGTCAAGAGAAATTTGGAGGTCTCAGAGatggatattatattcaa GGTCAATGTGCTATTATCATGTTTGATGTAACTAGCCGCATCACttacaaaaatgtacctaattgGCATCGAGATTTGGTGAGAGTATGTGAAGGCATTCCAATTGTGCTTTGTGGTAACAAAGTGGATATCAAGGATAGGAAAGTAAAAGCTAAGACAATAGTTTTTCATCGCAAGAAGAATTTACAG tattacgaTATCAGTGCAAAgagtaattacaattttgaaaaaccaTTCCTGTGGATGGCCAGAAAATTAATTGGCGATCCCAACCTTGAATTTGTTGCAATGCCTGCTCTTGTACCTCCTGAAATTAAGATGGACCCTCAATGGCAAGATCAAATTGAACAAGACCTcaag gagGCTCAAGAAACTGCATTGCCTGACGAGGATGAAGacttgtaa